Part of the Apodemus sylvaticus chromosome 15, mApoSyl1.1, whole genome shotgun sequence genome is shown below.
cagtttaaagttttttttttgttttgttttgttttttcaggtaGATGAGCAGGCTATAAGTCCATATAATGTTAGCAATGTGGATCTTCCTGAGAACATTCCAAAGGGCAGGAGACTAGAAACGGGCAGGGTTTCTGTGCTGTGCTCCTCAGAGGGCTTCTTCGGGAAACAGTTCTTCGGGGAAAGATCATGTCCAGGGCCCACTTTTTTGGCAGGGTGATCTGCTACATTCCTGGGCTATTGATTAAATGACGTGATCTAAAGTATTTTACCTCCGCAGTTATCGCAGTAATGTCTTTATTAGGTTGGGCCTGATAACTGGTGCCTATATTAGATATCAAATCAATACACAATTACCTGTCACAATGTACCTGTCAGTAGATGGTGCCATAATGCATCCTttagctttcagatgttctgagAGTCTCTCCTGCAGTGGTCATCTGCCTTggtgaatggttctctttgtatAGGCTATTAGAACTTTTTGTTTCATTCATACGTGGGCTTTGAGTCCTTTGGGATCTCTGGGTAGTACTGTTTGTCGTTCTCTGTAGCATCTGCTGCTGTTACTTTTCTTCTTATATACAGCAGTGGAAATGCTGAGTAAGACCATGGTACGCAGTGGTTTTACCTGAAGGAGTTGTTTGCAGAAAGAAATGTTATGCTGGGGTAattgtatgggtgtgtatgttgTATGCTCTGTGTTCTGTGCTCTTCATCGCAGTAAAGCCTGACTTAAGCTAGACACTGGGAGCACTTACTCAGATCTCTCTACATCTTCCATTTCCTCTAAACCACCAGAAATAATGATGATAGTAATGataacaatgataataaataataatagtaataataacaacaacattgATGTTGGtggtgtgggtggtggtggtagtggtggtggtgatggttttctccagacagggtttctctgtattgcctaggctgtcctggaactcactctgtagaccaggctgtccttgaattcagaaatccccctgcttttgcctcccaagtgctgggattaaaggtgtgcgccaccactgcctagctccagatattatttttttaaatgagagattTTTTAAAGGTTTCAAATCTTTTTCGAGATCAATATATATggatattaaaattgaaaaaattgtATCTTGTTGGTACCACAAGTTAGAATATCTGCATAGTACCTGAAATATAGATTATATTCAGAAAATACTAATTGCTCTTTAATAAGGATTGCTGCTGTGACGCACATCTTTAGtccctgtacttgggaggcagaggcgagcagatctgagcttgaggccagctccGTCTACAAAGAGAGTGCCAAGACACctgagctgttacacagagaaaccctgtgtcagaaaAAAGAAGAGTTTTGCTGTTACCAAACACTCTTTACACTTGGTGTAGTTCTGTGTAGTGTGTTGTCTAAAGAAAGCCCATCCTTTTGTGACTTAGAAATCTGTTCATAATGTACACTGGAGTTACAAGGCAGAACAGTACAAGAAGTGTGAGTTGGGAACCTGAGATGGAAACCCCTGAGCTTTGTAGGCATAGTTGGAGAGAAAAGTTAGCTGGACCTCCTGAGCCTTGTCTATGTCAAGTATGAAATCAGATCTCTGTATCAAAGATTTTATTATGATTATAAAATGTATAATCCCTCTAAAGGAAGCCACAGTAACTGTTTAATGTCTTACATTCCCTTTTTAAAAtaagcttaatttttttaaagttatgacGAGAGTGATTTATGTGTGGCATGGttcacatggaggtcagagaaatttTGAGtagtctttttttcccccttccacCTTTGCTCGGGTTCTAAGGATGGAACTCAAAATGTGTTAAGGCTTGCAAGACAGGCAGCTAGCTTACCTACCAACCTACTGCACTGGCCCAataggttttattttaaattattgttcTAATTCCATGAACTTACAGATTatagcttttgttgtttgttttaagaaaggtTTGGGGAAATTGGTGTGAGCTGTGAAGTTTTGAGAAAGAAACTTTAAACAGCTCAAGAGACTCTCCGGCCCTGTCCTACATAAGatttttcttagattttattAGTATatccttgcctgggcagcacatgGCCATATGCATTTATAGGGACAGGGTAAAGTCTGTGGTTCAGCACTTGAAAGCATATATGTCCACAGAACTCCAGGAGTTTAGTTTATCTATAGCAACTAGGTATTCTAGATAACTGTACTGATAAACTTACTGTTAAataaacagatggggggggggggaagaacacTGCTCTTAGCATTGGAAAAGGAGAATAGAatttaaagttgtattttttCTAACATGGCATGGATGTCAAAATTGTCTGTCTTTAGACTATGGCCCCCAGAAcatgcaagagaaaaagaaattgtgtACATAGCATGTGGGGTATGGCTGGTGCAAGCGTGTTATttctgtaaagtttcttttttagtGACTCAGCCTTTGTTTTAAAATGGAACATTGCCTGCATATTACAGAAGCTGCTTGATAGATTTGATTATGACGATGAGCCAGAAGCCGTGGAAGACTCAAAGAAAGAGGATGCTGCTGTTCTCTCCACCGCAGCCCTCGCCACTGCTGCGCCTCCCGCGCCCACTGCGGCCACCCCTGCCATTGCTCCTGCTGTGCCTGTACCCTCTGCTACCTCGCCCCCTCCTCCACAGGCGCCATTGTGAGTTCTTCTTAATGCCTTGATAGCTGGCAACAGTTACAACACATAATCTAAGCAACAATTAGGAATAAAAACACAGTTCAGTGcagactttgttttaaaaaattatattaaagaaattcctgggctggagagatggctcagaggttaagagcactgattgacGACtcatccaaaggtcctgagttcaattctcagcaaccacatggtggatcacaaccacccgtaatgagatctgatgccctcttctggtgtgtctgaaggcagctaaggtgtactcatataaataaaataaatctttttaaaaaaaaagaaaagaaaagaaattcctattGGGAATAGGAATTCCCAACCTAATAACCTTATCAgagttagaattttaaaatgtggctttTATGTTGTACTAAATTTGTTGATTGCTTGTTACTCCAGAGTGACATTCTGCAATATAAATGTGACTTAGGGCATTAGGTGCTTTGAATGAATAACGAAAGTGCTCCCCTTATTTTAGTGGGTACCCTGGAGATGGCATGCAGCAGCCAGCATTCACACAGCCTCAAAATATGGACCAGTTTCAGCCTCGGATGATGCCCATACAGCAGGATGCCATGCACCATCAGGTACGGGCACACTTCTCATAGTGACCTTTTTGTCCTTCTGAGCACTGCTGCTACTATACAGTTTGCTAAGGAGGACTGCAACTCCAGTGAGGCCTGTGGAATGGCAACTGTCTTGAGTTGCTTTTGATTTTAATTACAAGTTTATAAACATGACATCTTCATCTAATAATAATAGGTATTTTAGTTAAAATAATTTAGTGGCATTGACCTTCTAAAGAAACCTACTAGACACAGTTCTTTCCTTTGCTAGAGTCTCTTTCCTGCATGCTGTGATGATTGGACACTATAGAGAGTTTTCCATTCTTAGTGTAGGTGGTGTTGGTAGTATAGATCATGCAATAAAAGCAGAGAGTTAACAGGAAATACTGTAGGCTCACCTTGCTGTGAATCTCAGTTAGGGGTgagactttaaaaaacaaagcttgccccacccccatccccattgTAATCATTCCAGACAATATGTGgagatttgtttgatttttaaatctgTAATTACTTTTATGTACAGCTAGTCTTGGGAAAACCTCCCACATTCATAGCCTGTGTAAAGAGTCTCCAGGTGAACCTTAGTCTCTATATTGTTTCCAGATCAGTTTTTCATCTGGTAACATGTAACTGGTACAGTGGTTTTTAATGACTTGCTAAGGAAGCCTGTTTAAATATGAAGACAATATAAGAACATACCGCTAGGTGTTTATTAGACACATACTACGGACTATTTCTGAATGTTTATAAATCATTCCAGAAGGTGTTTTGTGGCATGATTGGTTGTATTGGTGCTAGACGTAACTGTACATGCTGAAATAGCAGGTTAGCTTTAACTCTGACTATTgtgattttatttagaattttaaaagttaattatgTCAGGAGGCCCTTTGGTAACATTTAAAATTACATACTTAATTGGGTGTGGTGTCAACACCACATAACATTTgagcagctgagacaggaggattatgtgtgtcaggacagcctggactgcaCTGTATATATGaccattgtttttttgttttgcactCGTTTGTGAGATGAAGTGTTGTATGTGGCTCTGCCTCCATTTGTAGACCAGCCTGCTCATCAATTCACGGCAACTCTGGTGTACACCATCATGCCTAGCAAACACGGGTTTTTTTCAAGGAATCAAAAAACCATTTCTTATAGCcatttttccttctgaaaaaCTTAACtgttaaaaagctggaagaagtccATTTGCAATCGAGCACCTCCTTGGCTACGGTTAGCCTGTCATTGCCACCTTATGTACAGAAAGCTGCACCTTAAATCACTCAGAATTCTGAGTGAGTTACAGAACTTGTCAAGTATGTCATACTTGAATGTATAATGATGGCTTAGAAAAAAGTTATGTAGAAACTGGGTAGCTTTTCTCAATTAAAATGTATTGAAGtttttcaaaactattttttGTTGCTGATACGTAATAGAtttcactctttttttaaaatgaaaggttCCACTTCCTCCTAATGGACAGTTGCCAGGATTTGGGCTCATCTCTGCACCACCTCCATTTCCTCCCATGCCTCAGCCTGGGATGCCTCAGCCTGGGATGGCACAACCTGGGATGGCACAGCCTGGGATGGCACAGCCTGGGATGCCTCAGCCTGGGATGGCACAGCCTGGGATGCCTCAGCCTGGGATGGCACAGCCTGGGATGCCCCAGCCTGGGATGGCACAGCCTGGGATGCCTCAGCCTGGGATGGCACAGCCTGGGATGCCTCAGCCTGGGATGCCTCAGCCTGGGATGCCTCCAACTCCACCAGTACAGCCAACTTTCCAACCAACTTTTCAGCCACAAAATGAGCCCCATTCACAACAGCCACATCAGCAGGTGATAGTTTCTTAGCTTGATTTACACACTTTccttattgtttgttttctggttttgctgcAGTGTGATGAAGATGTTTGGCCACTTAACTATCTCTATCCTGGGTGCTCCAGGGGTTTAGTGGAGGGTCCATGTGACCGGCCGGCCGCTCTGGAGTGTCGGCTTGAGCTAGAGGGAGGAAGAGATTCAATCAGTGCCTAGTTTTAGTGTTAGTTGTTAAAATGATATGTGATTTATACACAGTAACTTCCACAAGTAGAGGACTTTCCTCTTAGTTTGCATACACtgtgaaatgttttgtttttagtcaaTGGTTGCTAGTAATCATTCGATCCAAGAAccaaaaaattagtatgtatatgtatatcttatGATTTCTAAATTTctgatttttccaattttttttttttaaggagatgGAAGTAGAGCAGCCTTGTGTTCCAGAAGTGAAGCGGCATGTGCCCGAGAGCAGAAAGTCGAGATCCAGGTCAGCATCCAGGTAACTTACAGGATGGCTCTGGTCTGAGGAGACTGGGAAGCCTCATGACACTGCTGCtgcttgttgctgttgttgttccgTGGGGTCTTACATATGCTGTACACACACTGAGCAAGGAACTCCAtgtgtagacttggctggccttgaattcagagtaGTTCACCTCTCCCTGCCTTCTGGGGCTTGGATTAAAATGATGTCAACCATGCCCAGCTTTAGGTTTTTCTGATATTCAAAATGTTAACAGTTGGTATATAAGGAGAaggtattaaaataataattggtttttcttttgatttctaatCAAATCTGGGGTTGTAGCTAAGGCAGAGTGCCTCATGTGCCCAAGGCTCTGGACTCTATCATGAGCACTGCTTGAACTAGGTCCGGTATTGcgcacctacaatcccagcactcagacatCAGacgtttgaggtcagcttggtatGCATgaaaagtaatagtaataatcCAAGCAAAATTGTTTTCAAGTCGGAGTCACCTTACCCACATTTTGCTTGAGTGACTTAGTACCCGAGTGTCTCCAGGAGTTGTAAGTTGTGCACTGACAGCAGAAGTCGTAATAGCATAGCATATTGACGTCATAGTTCACTGTGTTCTTCAAAGAAAGGGTTAGGAGCGGCAGTGTTCCCGCCCTGATCATGGACTTCTCAATAGGTTGTGGGGAGTGTTAGACGCTAAGAAgctggcagccttatttattttgtCACACCCTTGCATTCCCTGTGACTGCTTTCTTGCAGATTCAGATGTTCACTCACATACTTGTGGTTTTCCTTAAACTTAATATGTGcatgtttcccttctttctctgtgtgctaTCCATCTTCTTATTGGATACATATTAGGTCACCAAAAAGGAGAAGATCTAGGTCTGGCTCTAGGTCTCGGAGATCCCGCCACCGTCGGTCTCGGTCTCGGTCCAGGGATAGGCGCCGACACTCACCTCGTTCTCGATCTCAAGAAAGACGGGAtcgagaaaaagagagggagcgGCGGCAGAAAGGCCTCCCTCAGATCAAGTCAGAAACTGCAAGTGGTAAATAGTGAACCTGTCTTcatactttattgttttttcccATTGTGGGTTTAAGATATGTTATGACTGTTAGCAAAGCCATAAATGAGTCGTTATCATCCAGGTTGAGCTTTATCCTGAATAGATCTTCCATATGTGTGTCTGACTCAGGTACTACACGGCCTTTCTAGTACTTCCGCACACACAGGTTTGTCTTTCCACTAGCACAACTACTTCCCTCTTTGATGAAAATTCCATAGTTTATAGACTGTTAGCTTGGTTGTCGTGTTTTAGAACATATAAAGTAGGCATCTTCTGTTGTAAATCGGTAACTATTACAGTTGAAATAGTGATAGTGAGCAGTAGGTGTTTAAAACGAGGCTCATGCATAGGAGACCCCATACAAAGAAAGCAGCACTGAAGCTAGGGAGGGGTGGCTGCTGGTAAaggctgggctgtgtgtgtgtggggggggtggggggtgggggtgtgggggtgtgtggggtgagAAATTGAGGCTCTAGCCTTGCTCTGTCCTGGCTGGCAGACAGTGCCTGCTTGTCAGGTCTAGTCACACAGAGACTGCTGCTTTCCCAATCCTTGTGTCCTAGTTTAACTTTTAAATAcctaaaaatttatatatactttataaatgGGATTTCTGATTTAAACCTTTGGCATCATGGTGCCATGTAGTGATGACACTTATAATGTGTAGTGCTCCTGATTGAAGTGTTTTAATCACTAATTTACTTTCAGTTTGTAGTACCACACTGTGGGTGGGACAACTGGACAAAAGGACTACTCAGCAGGATGTTGCCAGTCTCTTAGAAGAGTTTGGTCCAATTGAATCAATCAATGTGAGTACTTAAGTGCCCTTAGGGTGCTAGCTAGGCAAGACGTGCTCTGTTGTTTTGAGACGAGGCCTTGAGCTCTCAGCTGCAGGCTCATTTCAACCTTCTGCGCTGGACAATGGTACTTATGTTAAAATACCTTTCTAGGAAAGTAATAGAATGTGCACACTCTAGTTAAGACCAGACTTGAATTGTCAACATTTAACCCCACAGCTTCTTTCTAGGAAAGTAACAGAATGTGCACACTCTAGTTAAGACCAGACTTGAATTGTCAACATTTAACCCCACAGCTTCTTCCCTGGTTCTGtggttggtggtcctgggagTGGAAATGCTGAACTGCTCAGTGCTTGGGCTCTCCCTTAGACTGGGGAGCACCGATGAGAAGGGGCAAGGCTGTGGCTCAGTGGTCTGACCTGCTCTTTGATTTTGTTAGATGATTCCTCCCAGGGGTTGTGCCTATATCGTTATGGTTCATAGACAAGATGCATACCGTGCCCTGCAGAAACTGAGCCGAGGAAACTATAAAGTGAACCAGAAATCCATAAAGGTACAGTTTGATCATTTATAAAGggttttatatgtaaatatattattgttggggattttcttttaaactataaTTTAGCTGCTTGGGCATGGTTTGAGGCGTAAAAGCTACCCACTAAGAAACATTACTGTTAGTTGACATAACATTTTATgtaacttctttctgttttttggtttttccagacagggtttctctgtgtagccctggctgtcctggaactcactctgtagaccaggctggcctcgaaatcagagatccacctgcctctgcctcccaagtgctatgattaaaggtgtgcctcaccacagcccagctagttttttgttgttgttgttgttttgttttgttttttaaatgcagTGTATTCTTATCCAGCTGTTCTTCTCCCCCAGCTTCCTCCAGGTCCCACCTCCCTCTTCTCCATGCCCCTCACCCTACCCACACCCCAATATGGAAGACAAGCAATAAAATGAGCGGGGAAAGCACAGAAAATAGTATACCCTTCCCAAAATTAGAGGCCAAAACATACAAGCAAAATGTCACTGAGACAAAAATGCCCACCGCAGCTGGAGATAAAAAAGTCTACCCCTGTTTCGATCATCCATGCACTGCTGGGTGTGGGGCCTGCCCTGAGGGTAATAAACCCAGCAAGCTCTATTGGGAAAACTAATGTTGCTTTTGCAACCAGATGTCTGTTTGAGTAACTTGTTGGTTAGAGGTGGGAGCCTGTGCTGGCTTCTCTCTCGGTGGGTCTCCGAGCTGGCAGGACCCCGAgctggcttgaacctgtgcaaGACCTAGAGAAGCTGCTCTGTCTTATTTCGTTGGTGTATCTGTGTAATTGGAGTTACCGCAGGCCCTCCCGCTCTTGAAACTTGTCCACCCTCTCTTCCACCTAGTTTTTGGATCCTGAGGGGAGGGTTCAGTGAAGGCAGCCAAGGTTGCTGGGTCTCTGCTATTTCTTATCAGttgcaagaagaagcttctttgGCAGCTGCTGGGGCAGGCGTGGTGTATTGGTAAGGCGGAGTATTACTAGGAGTCAGTTCATTGCTAAGCTGACAtagctttgtgttgttttgagacaggattactttgtgtagccctggctattctggattttagtctgtagacaaggctggcctcgaactcacaaagatctgcctgttttGCCTCCTCTGTGTGTTGGGATTAACGgtgtgcacccccccccccccagctaacATAACAATCTTAttgatatgatttatttttttaataaagtggTAGGAATTTAACTGGAGTTCTTAGTATATGCTAGGTAACCATTATGCCTCCAaccaccttatttatttatttacttatgtactTATTTAGAAACCAGACTCAtacaacccaggctggctttgaactcctgatcttcctcctgagtactggaattactgCGTGCAGCTCCACGTCTATCTAGCTCTAATCGGTGCTTTAAAGGTGTTTTctagtaaaatattttcttctataaaaatGTGGATATTCCACAACTTACGGTTTACCACCCCTTCTTAGAAAGGGTGGTGTCTGTGAAACAAATGTTGACAAAGGTAAAGAGAATTAGAAGCGTGCAGACAGCTGCCCTCTGAGGACTCAGATTCAGTGCTGCTGCAGTCACTGCCTGGTTCTTCTCAAATGTAGACTGCAAGAAGATACTGCCCTAGCTGTAGCACGTGCTAGCCAGGTGTGCTGGGTGTGGTGAATGTGGAGAGATTTCCATCCCGTCAGTGGGGAGACAGCACAACAGTTCGTTAATCTGATTAGTGAGGAGAATCTTAAGTCCTCTGCAGGGACAGCTGGTCCAGGCTGCCCCTGGCTGCCCTGTTCAGAGGAGTAGAATGATGGGGAGTAGTGAACGGAAGATTTATGACCTTTTcccctttctgtgtgtgtttccaccATTGTAGATTGCCTGGGCcttaaacaaaggaataaaggCAGATTATAAACAGTATTGGGATGTTGAACTTGGTGTCACTTACATTCCGTGGGACAAAGTCAAAGCTGAGGAGCTGGAGAGTTTCTGTGAAGGAGGCATGTTGGACAGTGACACACTTAACCCAGGTAAGCAGACCCTCTGCTGACAGAGTACAGTCCTATAATCAAATGTAAGTTTATGCTTTGCTTCAGTACCAGTCAGGAGACTACCTCTCATGAAAATTGAAGACATTGTGATCTTTCTCCATATATCATGGTCAGTGGAGAAGTATAGACACTGTAGCTATCGTGAGGCTCGTGGTTAAGTAGAACTTTGCACTGAAAACAGGCTGCCTAGTTCCCAGTGTACATGGTCAGTACAAGCACAGAGCCCCCCCAGATTAGAACACTGTCAGCACAGAAGCATCTTAGGGTTGGGCTCTTTGATTAGAGACGCCGTCCTAGTACAATATGATGACATTCAActctgtattctctctctctctctctctctctctctctctctctctctctctctctctctctctctctctctctctctctctctccccccccctcacagacacacacacacacgactagaAAATTGAGTTGTTTGTGGATACAAATATTCTGAGTGCCAAATTAGTAATAAGATTGCTGTGGGAATAAAGGATGTGTAGAGTGTTGACAACCAAAAACAGGGATGCCCACCTCCTTAAATGTTGCGCAATGCTTTCACTCTTTACTTTCACTCAATACAGAAGCCAGATTGTATTTCTCTTCAGGCAAATAAGCCTACCGTGTCTGGGCGTGTGCTCGTGGTCAGGATGACAAAACTAAGCCAGTGAACCCTGGGCGTCGTGGTCCTAGGAGGTTTTATTGGCGACATCTTCCTTATCACGAAGATGAATAACCAGTAAAGCCATGGAATACAGAATGCAAACATAACTTTCTGGATTTTCCTTCCTTACAAGATACAAAGAGGTGGAAGGGACTCTGAGTTGTTACTATTAGGGAGTGACTGGGAGGAAGCGTTAGAACTAGAAGTGTCTGCTGCATCCATCTGTGGTTCACCTGATTTCTGTGGTTTTTTGTTACTTTAAATAAATAGTTACTAAAAATAGTAACATGAATTTGTTTAGTGAAGCTAATATTTTCTAatctttagttttcttctttattgaaagTTTTACATGAAAatggtaaacatttttttttgttacatttCTTTAATTCATAGATTGGAAAGGCATCCCCAAGAAGCCTGAAAATGAAGTTGCCCAAAATGGAGGTGCAGAAGCCTCCCACACAGAGCCAGTGTCACCCATACCTAAGCCTGTGGCTGTGCCTGTCCCTCCCATCCCTGTTCCTGCGCCTATAACAGTGCCACCTCCACAGGTAAGGGATTGAGAACATGGTGTAAACCTTCAAAGGTCTGCAAGACTGCTTTTGAAATCTTACTATTCTCTCTAAAAAGTGAGTAGACAGGCATAGTGCTTTTCCCTCTTTGGTATTAAATCTCTTTGTAAACTCCAGCTTTTTTTCCACAAATGTTAATAAAACCTGATTAAATTTAGATTGCTTCACAAGTGTGTGGATTATTCAGTGCCCTTGATTTATATTGTCCTAGAGATGAAATCCAAAGCTGCCCTGTGTTCACCTCTTAGCAGGCCTTCGTTCTTCACGAGTTGCTGTGTTCTGagctcagacacacacatccGAGCCCCAGCTGCTCTGTGGAAAATGTTATGTCATATTTGTTTGCCGTTTTgccggtttttttttttgttgttgttgttgttgttgttgttgttgttgttgttgttgttgttgttgttgctggtggtggtggtggtggtgggtgggtgggtgggtaggtgggtgggtgattggttggttggttggttggttggttttttaagacagagtcttgcCACATAGCCCAGACTACCCTCAAACCTTTTCTGTCtgtttcctaagtgctaggactaCCTGACCTATCTGGCTTATTGatagtttttaaatttcaaattgcATTTCTTAGGTGTTTGGTGTCAGACACCACCACTGATTCTGTCTTAACTTACTTAACCTCATACTTATTTCAAGTAGGCATGTTTCCAGTTTAGAAAGCTAAAATAACCAGGAAGGCACTATAGACAGTTGTATAGCCATCCTCCAGGAGAGAACAGAGCTTAGAGTTAAGTAGGCACGGGTTGCCTACTTACTATCTTTTTATTCTAGCAAATGTAGTGGTATAATGAGAATTTAAGAGCGCCTGCTTTTCCTTTCTAGGCACACATACACTGTATTTGAAAGCTGCTAAttgtggttttccttttcttcccaggtCCCACCACATCAGCCGGGCCCTCCTGTTGTCGGTGCTCTCCAGCCACCTGCGTTCACTCCTCCCTTAGGAATGCCCCCTCCAGGCTTTGGCCctgctgttcctcctcctcctcctcctccaccatttTTGCGCCCAGGATTCAACCCAATGCATTTACCACCAGGTACACTGACTTGACTGAGAATACTCTATAGGCTCTGAGATAAAGTCAAGTAGCAGGAGTTGATGCGATTTTTCTTATTCATAGCAGGAGTTGATGCGATTTTTCTTATTCTAGGTTTTCTTCCTCCTGGACCCCCACCTCCTATAACTCCaccagtatccattcctccacctCACACTCCACCAATAAGCATCCCAAACTGTAAGCATGTCTTTCCTCTATGCTGACTTGACGTCTTGGAGTTGGGTAGGAGGGAGAGTGAACAAAGAGGAGGGTCTGTAGTCTGCTTGCAGATTGTTGATGGGAGCGTGGCTAACCACTCAGCGTCACATGTCAATGTGATTATTCCTTAGCTGCTATCGCTGGTATAAATGAAGACACTACAAAAGACTTATCTATTGGAAATCCCATTCCAACAGTGGTGTCTGGGGCTAGAGGAAATGCCGAGTCTGGTGACAGTGCGAAAATGTATGGTTCTGCTGGGCCACCTGCTGCACCCACGAATCTGCCCACCCCTCCTGTAACTCAGCCTGTGTCACTGCTTGGTAAGTTAActattcttttattgttacttttttttccccttcaagtttggctttttaaaaatactgtgaATTTTGGCAGAGTAATCCCCAATGCAATGTTCCTTTGAGGAAGATCTTAAATGGCTTGTGCAGTTATTCTTTACCAGGTGACCTTATGATGCCTAGTTGTCCTGAATAAAACATTTCCATCTGCATGTGTTAATTTGGTGTATAAATTTGATTAATTTCTGTGAAAGGCGTTGTTACAATGTGTTCTTGATGACTCTGATTCCACACGTCAGCTCCAGCCGCTGGTTCCTTGTAGATAGTTCTCTTCTTATCTGTCTGAAGCTCCTGGACTTTGGGAACTTTTAAAGTACATAGACTGACAGATACATACCTATGATAATCCTAGCAGAACAGCGTTTTCTGATGAGGCTCTGCAGTGAGGTGGAGCTGGGGCCTTTCTCACTGTCCTTGGTTTTCTCCTGCTGGAGTTGCTCCTTTCCAGCCTCAACACTGCAGTTAGGGGAGGCGCAGCCTTGAGGCTCCACAGCCATCCTTACTTTACTGGCTTGCCTCACATCACAGAGCATATCTAGTAG
Proteins encoded:
- the Scaf4 gene encoding SR-related and CTD-associated factor 4 isoform X3, with product MDAVNAFNQELFSLMDMKPPISRAKMILITKAAIKAIKLYKHVVQIVEKFIKKCKPEYKVPGLYVIDSIVRQSRHQFGTDKDVFGPRFSKNITATFQYLYLCPSEDKSKIVRVLNLWQKNGVFKIEIIQPLLDMAAGTSNAAPVAENVTNNEGSPPPPGKASSELPQAPTNSMPAVAQLPSSDAFAAVAQLFQTTQGQQLQQILQTFQQPPKPQSPALDSAVMAQVQAITAQLKTAPTQPPEQKTAFDKKLLDRFDYDDEPEAVEDSKKEDAAVLSTAALATAAPPAPTAATPAIAPAVPVPSATSPPPPQAPFGYPGDGMQQPAFTQPQNMDQFQPRMMPIQQDAMHHQVPLPPNGQLPGFGLISAPPPFPPMPQPGMPQPGMAQPGMAQPGMAQPGMPQPGMAQPGMPQPGMAQPGMPQPGMAQPGMPQPGMAQPGMPQPGMPQPGMPPTPPVQPTFQPTFQPQNEPHSQQPHQQEMEVEQPCVPEVKRHVPESRKSRSRSASRSPKRRRSRSGSRSRRSRHRRSRSRSRDRRRHSPRSRSQERRDREKERERRQKGLPQIKSETASVCSTTLWVGQLDKRTTQQDVASLLEEFGPIESINMIPPRGCAYIVMVHRQDAYRALQKLSRGNYKVNQKSIKIAWALNKGIKADYKQYWDVELGVTYIPWDKVKAEELESFCEGGMLDSDTLNPDWKGIPKKPENEVAQNGGAEASHTEPVSPIPKPVAVPVPPIPVPAPITVPPPQVPPHQPGPPVVGALQPPAFTPPLGMPPPGFGPAVPPPPPPPPFLRPGFNPMHLPPGFLPPGPPPPITPPVSIPPPHTPPISIPNLVSGARGNAESGDSAKMYGSAGPPAAPTNLPTPPVTQPVSLLGTQGVAPGPVIGLQAPSTGLLGARPGLIPLQRPPGMPPPHLQRFPMMPPRPMPPHMMHRGPPPGPGGFAMPPPHGMKGPFPPHGPFVRPGGMPGLGGPGPGPGGSEDRDGRQQQPQQQQQQPPPPPQQQQPPPQQSQSQQPAPSQQPAPAQQQPQQFRNDNRQQFNSGRDQERFGRRSFGSRVENDRERYGSRNDDRDNSNRERREWGRRSPDRDRHRDLEERSRRSSGHRDRDRDSRDRDSRREKEENRGKEKHEVADRAGGNKAVEPPLSQVGNIDTDSELNKGEAMATVVKPEESPAEATSSVEAEKDSGSAAEAPR